A DNA window from Providencia huaxiensis contains the following coding sequences:
- a CDS encoding DoxX family protein, whose protein sequence is MKNLESGAVLLARIMMPILFIVAGYGKLGDAYAGTQQYMQAMGVPGFLLPLTILLELGGGLAILFGFLTRTVALFTAGFTVLTALLFHIDFSVAPNSLMFMKNFTIAGGFLLLAVTGPGKFSIDHLLNKKW, encoded by the coding sequence AAAGTGGTGCGGTATTGTTAGCTCGTATTATGATGCCAATTCTGTTCATTGTTGCTGGGTATGGAAAACTGGGAGATGCATACGCAGGAACACAGCAATACATGCAAGCAATGGGTGTTCCAGGCTTTTTATTACCGCTAACCATTTTATTAGAACTTGGTGGTGGCCTAGCCATTCTGTTCGGTTTCTTAACTCGAACTGTGGCCCTATTTACTGCAGGCTTTACCGTATTAACGGCGCTACTGTTCCATATCGACTTTAGCGTGGCACCAAATAGCTTAATGTTTATGAAAAACTTTACTATTGCAGGCGGTTTCTTACTGTTAGCTGTGACTGGCCCAGGGAAATTTAGTATTGACCATTTATTAAATAAAAAATGGTAA
- a CDS encoding LysR family transcriptional regulator: protein MSKERALTLESLRVMDAIDRRGSFAAAAEELGRVPSALSYTMQKLEEELDVILFDRSGHRTKFTNVGRMLLDRGRILLEAADKLTSDAEALAKGWETHLTIVCEALVPAHSLFPLVERLAEKSETQLSLITEVLAGAWERLESGKADIVIAPDMHFRSSSEINSKSLYTINHIYVASPDHPIHQEPEPLSDATRVKYRGIAVADTARERPVITVQLLDKQQRLTVSTIEDKHNALLAGLGVATMPYPMVEQDIREGRLKVVGAEFSHETNIIMAWRRDSMGEAKSWCLREIPKLFRV from the coding sequence ATGAGTAAAGAGAGAGCATTAACACTTGAATCATTAAGGGTTATGGATGCAATCGACCGCCGTGGTAGTTTTGCTGCAGCCGCTGAAGAATTGGGGCGAGTTCCTTCTGCGCTGAGTTATACCATGCAAAAATTAGAAGAAGAGCTCGATGTCATTTTATTTGACCGTTCAGGGCATAGAACTAAGTTTACTAATGTCGGTAGGATGTTACTTGATAGAGGGAGGATCCTACTTGAAGCCGCTGATAAGCTAACATCTGATGCAGAAGCCCTGGCAAAAGGATGGGAAACGCATTTAACCATCGTGTGCGAGGCGCTAGTTCCTGCTCATTCTCTTTTTCCGCTGGTGGAACGATTGGCGGAAAAATCAGAAACACAGTTATCTTTAATTACTGAGGTTTTAGCGGGCGCATGGGAGCGCCTTGAAAGTGGTAAAGCGGATATCGTGATTGCCCCTGATATGCATTTCCGATCATCTTCAGAGATTAACTCTAAATCGTTATATACCATTAATCATATTTACGTGGCGAGTCCGGATCATCCCATTCACCAAGAGCCAGAACCGTTATCTGATGCGACTCGAGTGAAGTACCGTGGGATCGCAGTGGCTGATACCGCACGTGAGCGGCCTGTGATAACGGTGCAGTTGTTGGATAAGCAACAACGATTAACGGTGTCGACGATTGAAGATAAACACAATGCACTGTTGGCCGGCCTTGGTGTTGCGACGATGCCGTACCCAATGGTTGAGCAAGATATTCGTGAAGGGCGTTTGAAGGTGGTTGGCGCTGAGTTCAGCCATGAGACGAATATTATTATGGCGTGGCGTAGAGATAGTATGGGGGAGGCTAAGTCGTGGTGTCTCCGAGAGATCCCCAAATTATTTAGAGTGTAA
- a CDS encoding pirin family protein, whose translation MMILRPANHCGKADYGWLQARYSFSFGHYFDPDFMGFKTLRVLNQEVIAPQNALQPRTYPHVDILNIILKGHAEYRDSSGNTIQANEGECVRFSPRPDLSYSEQNVCPKTPLTRLQLWLNACPQQESLPLQKITINENENKLIASPDGEEQSIQLRQQIWITQIHLAANESSSITLKGRNSFLQSIHGGATLRTPKGEQLGMNCNDGAFIQDDNQVIISADKPFRGLLIDLGE comes from the coding sequence ATGATGATACTAAGACCCGCTAATCATTGCGGCAAAGCTGATTATGGTTGGCTACAAGCGCGTTATTCCTTTTCATTTGGTCATTATTTTGACCCAGACTTTATGGGTTTTAAAACACTCAGAGTGCTGAATCAAGAAGTTATCGCGCCACAAAATGCATTACAGCCAAGAACCTACCCACATGTCGATATCTTAAATATCATCCTAAAAGGGCATGCGGAGTATCGTGATAGCTCAGGTAATACTATCCAAGCGAATGAAGGTGAATGTGTGCGTTTTTCACCGCGCCCAGACCTCAGCTACAGTGAACAAAATGTGTGTCCCAAAACACCGCTAACGCGTTTACAGCTCTGGCTAAATGCTTGCCCACAGCAAGAATCGTTACCTTTGCAAAAAATAACCATTAATGAAAATGAGAACAAACTTATCGCATCTCCTGACGGGGAGGAACAAAGTATTCAATTACGTCAACAAATTTGGATCACCCAAATTCATTTGGCAGCCAATGAGTCATCATCGATAACGCTAAAAGGAAGGAACTCATTCCTTCAATCTATACATGGTGGAGCAACATTGCGTACACCAAAAGGCGAGCAGTTAGGAATGAATTGCAATGACGGGGCGTTTATCCAAGACGATAATCAAGTCATCATTAGTGCAGATAAACCGTTTAGAGGCCTGTTAATCGACCTTGGGGAATAA
- a CDS encoding BglG family transcription antiterminator encodes MLFCFDFKGVSVALFTQQRHNQIFAQILNEVVPQDELAKNFSVSTRTIRSDINEINELIQPYSAHIVYERGRGYRLKIEDEALFATFTQQNDEDNHIPRTSKERIDALLLKLLMLSLPVKLDDIAEEWFISRGTLQQDMGAVREQLQKYQIALESIPHQGIRLNGSEWAVRACMTETLWRRYSAQITPDLTTFRPDCLDNLDLTYIDKVLHNSMNRFDIRISNEGHLYLVFNCAVTILRITRGHELTTAVKDDDSEEAIRKACGEISKGLIYFLGNDLSGAELSYLHDQIIAQRISHQDSSTQKNGTHNELCEYILNYINELYNYDLRNDEKLKKDLNTHLAALITRLQYHISTPNPLLSDIKQYYPFAYDVTLSALTSASKQLLPHPISEDELGYLAVHIGVSLERNYGAGSIRQTEVLVVTDAGNSTFRVVESKIMREFPQLKFSRGLTLQEYESLDEVSEDFVITTVRISEKNKPVIKIAPFPTPYQLEQVGRLAMVDQTRPYIIERFFDERFFMVINEKISQEALFQMVCHKLQQEGYVTPDFYPSLQERESIVSTLLGEGIALPHSLGLLANKTVVATVVAPKGIEWNKETKENAYVIFLLAISKTDYEEAMAIYDLFVTFVKEKTTRRLVSVKNFNEFQVIAKDSLARIL; translated from the coding sequence ATGCTTTTTTGTTTTGATTTTAAAGGTGTTTCCGTGGCTCTATTCACTCAACAGCGACATAATCAAATTTTTGCTCAAATTCTTAATGAGGTTGTGCCTCAAGACGAATTAGCAAAAAATTTTTCGGTTTCTACTCGAACTATTCGTTCTGATATCAATGAAATCAATGAATTGATACAGCCATATAGTGCACATATTGTGTATGAGCGAGGTCGTGGTTACCGATTGAAAATTGAAGATGAAGCCCTATTTGCCACTTTTACGCAGCAAAATGATGAAGACAATCATATTCCTCGTACGAGCAAAGAGCGCATTGATGCGCTGCTATTAAAGCTCTTAATGCTATCACTCCCCGTAAAGCTTGATGATATCGCTGAAGAGTGGTTTATCAGCCGCGGTACATTACAGCAAGATATGGGCGCAGTGCGAGAACAGCTTCAAAAATACCAAATTGCGTTAGAAAGTATTCCTCATCAAGGCATTCGTTTAAACGGTAGCGAGTGGGCGGTTCGAGCTTGTATGACCGAAACTTTATGGCGTCGTTATTCCGCACAGATAACGCCTGATTTAACCACTTTCCGCCCTGATTGCCTTGATAATTTAGACCTGACATACATCGATAAAGTTTTGCATAACAGTATGAATCGCTTTGATATTCGTATTAGTAATGAAGGGCATTTGTACTTGGTTTTTAATTGTGCAGTCACTATTTTACGTATCACTCGCGGCCATGAACTCACCACTGCTGTCAAAGATGATGACAGTGAAGAAGCAATCCGCAAAGCCTGTGGTGAAATATCTAAAGGATTAATCTACTTCCTTGGTAATGACCTTTCAGGGGCAGAACTTAGCTATTTACATGACCAAATTATCGCCCAACGCATTAGTCACCAAGACTCTAGCACGCAAAAAAATGGAACGCATAATGAGCTATGCGAATATATTTTAAATTATATTAATGAATTATATAATTATGATTTGCGTAATGATGAAAAACTCAAAAAAGATCTCAATACGCATCTCGCTGCGTTGATTACTCGCTTGCAATACCATATTTCCACACCAAATCCATTACTTTCTGATATTAAACAATATTATCCTTTTGCCTATGATGTCACACTGAGCGCGTTGACCAGTGCCAGCAAGCAGTTACTCCCTCATCCAATCAGCGAGGACGAATTAGGTTATTTAGCGGTGCATATCGGTGTCAGTCTTGAAAGAAATTATGGCGCAGGCTCAATACGACAAACGGAAGTACTGGTGGTAACAGATGCAGGAAACTCCACGTTTCGCGTGGTTGAATCTAAAATCATGCGTGAATTTCCACAGCTCAAATTTAGCCGAGGGTTAACGTTACAAGAGTACGAGTCCTTGGATGAAGTCTCTGAAGATTTCGTCATTACCACGGTGCGAATTTCAGAGAAAAACAAGCCTGTCATTAAAATCGCGCCTTTTCCGACCCCCTATCAGCTAGAGCAAGTTGGCCGCCTCGCCATGGTTGACCAAACTCGCCCTTATATTATCGAGCGTTTTTTTGATGAACGGTTCTTCATGGTCATTAATGAAAAAATTAGCCAAGAAGCGCTCTTTCAAATGGTTTGCCATAAATTACAGCAAGAAGGCTATGTCACACCCGATTTTTACCCTTCACTGCAAGAGCGTGAGTCAATTGTTTCCACATTGCTCGGGGAAGGCATTGCATTGCCCCACTCTTTAGGGCTACTTGCCAATAAAACGGTAGTTGCAACCGTTGTCGCCCCCAAAGGCATTGAGTGGAATAAAGAAACCAAAGAGAACGCTTATGTCATTTTCTTACTCGCGATAAGTAAAACAGACTATGAAGAAGCAATGGCTATTTATGATTTATTCGTTACCTTTGTAAAAGAAAAAACGACTCGTCGCTTAGTCAGTGTCAAAAATTTCAATGAATTCCAGGTGATAGCTAAAGATAGCTTAGCGCGTATCCTTTAA
- a CDS encoding transcriptional antiterminator, translated as MSESVVVFKMLEHNLDIDEVTQKLLAVITDWLKQEGCYTTDVQQQMLESHLRAMVGRAKTGEALPEVDISLFDEISEHSITLAQRVVDTLPGLAPEETYLLSVHFEVARSND; from the coding sequence ATGAGTGAATCAGTTGTCGTTTTTAAAATGTTAGAACATAACCTTGATATTGATGAGGTGACACAAAAACTGCTAGCAGTGATTACTGACTGGCTCAAGCAGGAGGGCTGCTATACCACAGATGTACAACAACAAATGTTGGAGTCTCATTTACGTGCCATGGTCGGTAGAGCAAAAACGGGTGAAGCCTTACCAGAAGTCGATATCAGCCTATTCGATGAAATTTCTGAACATTCGATTACGCTCGCACAACGGGTCGTTGACACACTTCCCGGTTTAGCACCTGAAGAGACCTATTTACTCTCTGTTCACTTTGAAGTCGCACGTTCAAATGATTAA